Proteins co-encoded in one Astatotilapia calliptera chromosome 18, fAstCal1.2, whole genome shotgun sequence genomic window:
- the neurod6b gene encoding neurogenic differentiation factor 6-B isoform X1, which translates to MGTRCWHECHSSKREGKGREGGRVREGKGRADHSKAEKRECAELSSFFQFGSLQVKKLRRSFRGDIREHARYMLTRGNMLTLPFEEPHIMCEPRFGANYPRESLPESLEQERQHNPDRSNSDMREIEDDISDRDEDEREDDQDENGLPKKRGPRKKKPGKEQVDRAKLRRQEANARERSRMHGLNAALESLRKVVPCYSKTQKLSKIETLRLAKNYIWALSETLSAGKRPDLLAFVQTLCKGLSQPTTNLVAGCLQLNARNFLTDHNGEVMFSGRAPYDAMYPYPGSDMNTPPGHSGSSLDSSAKPFRHYSYSSAYEPYYENQSPESGSPHFDGQLSPPMNFNGIFSLKHDDPPEYGKNSHYGMRYCGAPGRTALAHNSMYRVSPEARFPYDLHVRSQSFQAQGEVNGSFHN; encoded by the exons ATGGGTACCCGCTGTTGGCATGAGTGTCATTCCtcaaagagagagggaaagggaagagagggagggagagtgagagaggggaAGGGAAGAGCAGATCACAGCAAGGCAGAGAAAAGAGAGTGCGCAGAATTAAGCTCTTTCTTCCAATTTGGTAGCTTGCAAGTGAAGAAGCTGAGGCGCAGTTTCAGAGGAGATATTCGGGAACATGCAAGGTACATGCTGACCAGAG GAAATATGTTGACACTGCCATTCGAGGAACCTCATATAATGTGTGAGCCGCGGTTTGGTGCCAATTATCCCCGTGAAAGCTTACCTGAGAGCCTGGAGCAGGAGCGACAACATAACCCTGACAGATCCAACTCAGACATGAGGGAGATCGAGGACGACATCTCCGACAGAGATGAGGACGAGAGAGAGGACGATCAGGATGAAAACGGGCTTCCTAAAAAGCGAGGCCCCCGAAAAAAGAAACCGGGCAAAGAGCAGGTTGACAGGGCCAAACTCAGGCGCCAGGAAGCCAACGCCCGAGAGCGCAGCCGGATGCACGGCTTGAACGCTGCGCTAGAGAGCCTGCGTAAAGTTGTGCCGTGCTACTCCAAAACTCAGAAACTGTCCAAGATTGAGACCCTCAGACTGGCTAAAAACTACATCTGGGCCCTGTCAGAGACTCTTAGCGCAGGGAAGAGACCGGACCTCCTCGCCTTCGTACAGACTTTGTGTAAAGGATTATCTCAACCAACGACCAATTTGGTGGCAGGTTGTTTACAGCTGAACGCGagaaacttcctcacagaccaCAACGGAGAGGTGATGTTCTCTGGGAGGGCGCCCTACGATGCCATGTACCCGTATCCTGGATCAGACATGAACACCCCCCCCGGCCACAGCGGGAGTAGCTTGGACAGTAGCGCCAAGCCGTTCCGTCACTACAGCTACAGCAGCGCCTACGAACCCTACTACGAGAACCAGTCCCCGGAGAGCGGGAGCCCGCATTTCGACGGCCAGCTGAGCCCACCAATGAACTTTAACGGGATTTTCTCCCTAAAACACGACGACCCGCCAGAGTACGGCAAAAATAGCCACTATGGCATGCGCTACTGCGGTGCGCCAGGGCGCACGGCTCTTGCGCATAACTCCATGTACCGAGTCTCCCCAGAGGCCCGTTTCCCTTACGATCTGCACGTCCGCAGCCAGTCCTTCCAAGCACAAGGAGAAGTTAATGGCTCTTTCCACAATTAA
- the neurod6b gene encoding neurogenic differentiation factor 6-B isoform X2, which produces MQGNMLTLPFEEPHIMCEPRFGANYPRESLPESLEQERQHNPDRSNSDMREIEDDISDRDEDEREDDQDENGLPKKRGPRKKKPGKEQVDRAKLRRQEANARERSRMHGLNAALESLRKVVPCYSKTQKLSKIETLRLAKNYIWALSETLSAGKRPDLLAFVQTLCKGLSQPTTNLVAGCLQLNARNFLTDHNGEVMFSGRAPYDAMYPYPGSDMNTPPGHSGSSLDSSAKPFRHYSYSSAYEPYYENQSPESGSPHFDGQLSPPMNFNGIFSLKHDDPPEYGKNSHYGMRYCGAPGRTALAHNSMYRVSPEARFPYDLHVRSQSFQAQGEVNGSFHN; this is translated from the exons ATGCAAG GAAATATGTTGACACTGCCATTCGAGGAACCTCATATAATGTGTGAGCCGCGGTTTGGTGCCAATTATCCCCGTGAAAGCTTACCTGAGAGCCTGGAGCAGGAGCGACAACATAACCCTGACAGATCCAACTCAGACATGAGGGAGATCGAGGACGACATCTCCGACAGAGATGAGGACGAGAGAGAGGACGATCAGGATGAAAACGGGCTTCCTAAAAAGCGAGGCCCCCGAAAAAAGAAACCGGGCAAAGAGCAGGTTGACAGGGCCAAACTCAGGCGCCAGGAAGCCAACGCCCGAGAGCGCAGCCGGATGCACGGCTTGAACGCTGCGCTAGAGAGCCTGCGTAAAGTTGTGCCGTGCTACTCCAAAACTCAGAAACTGTCCAAGATTGAGACCCTCAGACTGGCTAAAAACTACATCTGGGCCCTGTCAGAGACTCTTAGCGCAGGGAAGAGACCGGACCTCCTCGCCTTCGTACAGACTTTGTGTAAAGGATTATCTCAACCAACGACCAATTTGGTGGCAGGTTGTTTACAGCTGAACGCGagaaacttcctcacagaccaCAACGGAGAGGTGATGTTCTCTGGGAGGGCGCCCTACGATGCCATGTACCCGTATCCTGGATCAGACATGAACACCCCCCCCGGCCACAGCGGGAGTAGCTTGGACAGTAGCGCCAAGCCGTTCCGTCACTACAGCTACAGCAGCGCCTACGAACCCTACTACGAGAACCAGTCCCCGGAGAGCGGGAGCCCGCATTTCGACGGCCAGCTGAGCCCACCAATGAACTTTAACGGGATTTTCTCCCTAAAACACGACGACCCGCCAGAGTACGGCAAAAATAGCCACTATGGCATGCGCTACTGCGGTGCGCCAGGGCGCACGGCTCTTGCGCATAACTCCATGTACCGAGTCTCCCCAGAGGCCCGTTTCCCTTACGATCTGCACGTCCGCAGCCAGTCCTTCCAAGCACAAGGAGAAGTTAATGGCTCTTTCCACAATTAA